The Manis javanica isolate MJ-LG chromosome 14, MJ_LKY, whole genome shotgun sequence genomic interval GTGATGAAGCTCTCCTGCTCAGACACCTCCATGTATGAGACACTCATCTACCTCTGCTGCGTCCTCATGCTGCTCATCCCTGTGACCATCATTTCAGGCTCCTGTGGTTTCATCCTCCTCACCATCCACAGGATGAACTCAGCAGAGGGCCGGAAGAAGGCCtttgccacctgctcctcccacatgaCTGTGGTCACCCTCTTCTATGGGGTTGTCGTCTACACCTACATGCTCCCCAGCTCCAACCACACCCCTGAGAAGGATATGGTGGTGTCTGTCCTTTACATCATACTCACTCCTGTGCTAAACCCAGTAAGActctttcaaatatttcatatatgtaaGTGTTATGCACAATACAGAAAAAATAGGACATAGAAGTGCTTTgatgaaataatggaaaaataatttccaatttaacaaaaatgatgaattctcTATtgcaagaaacaacaaaaatccaaGCACAAGAAACATTCTGAAGCAAAAGGATATGTCATAATTAATAAACAATCACTGATGAAAGAGACTGATCATAGAGACAAAGGGTATAACTAGCGGTAAAAGATACATCATAGGAAATGACGCAGACCAGGACAAATTTCAGCAAACATATTGAaaacattgaattaaaaaaattaacttagaaTTTATATTCAGTATAAATGTCCTTCCAACTTGAAGATAAATTGTTCTAAAAAGGATGAAGTTGTAAACATCTTCAAACAATGGATATTTTGGAAAAACTGATAAGAATcaattttggtagaattcaagTACTTCATCACACATATACCAAGCAAGGGAAAtgctaatgaagaaaaaatatgtcaGTGAAGTAACTGACACTTTAATAAGTTATTTCACTTTTGATGAAACAAAAATTGAGTCTGCCTCTCCACCACTCAGGTACTAGTTGTTTATGTCAGAGTGAGTAATAGAgaacttattttgaaaaacaggGGTTGTGATTTTACCATGCTTGGTGACTTCCTGAAGGAGAAGTGCATGagctgtttcctctgctttgCAGACACCCAGTGCTGGGTGATGCTTCAGGATGCAgtagacaaaggccctgaacTCACCTGCTCCAGTGGCCACAGCAAACCTACAGCTACATGTGCACTAGCTCAGAAATATTCTGAACCGAAGTGAACAAAACCTTCATGACAAAGGAAAATAGAGTCACATCGAGATAGGGTGAAGAGGCAGAGACATGTTCTTGACAAAATCCCAAAACCTGGTCAGCAACTCACAATTAACTGGAATCTCGGAAATATTGAACCTTCCTTGAGGAGCAAGGAATTTGTACTCATATCACACACACCAACTCTTGGTCTTTCACCGGAAAGAACAGCCCCTAAGTCATAAAAGCAAGTGGGACTGTGTACAGGAGATGTGTAGAACTGTAGGAAATTAAAAACTTGCTCTTAACTGGCTTGCATGCATGCCCACAATCTTAAGACCCATGACAAGAGCAGCAGTTTGAGAAATGCATAGAGCCTTATGCTAAGGAGACACACTTCCTAACCTTAAAAGAATTGAAGGAGAGTTGGGATCCTGTTGGGTATCTTCCATAAATGGAAAGAATTGTtgccatgatttattttatttaattctaccTTGCTGGACCCAAACTTGGAAGCACCATTGTTGAAATCTTCATGTACTGTACTAGTGCAGGTTGGTGTGTAATCACCCCATGCCATAGACATGTCACACCAGCTGACACGCACATTGCCCCATCAATGCCACAACTCCACCACCTACAGCCCAGTGAGTGCCAAGTCTCTGGGACACAGTCGCATCTCTTCTGGGTGTGCCTCCTTAGTCATGCAACAGCCACATAAACTGTGGACCCACATGGGAGGCGCCGGCAGGGCCTGGATTTATTGGTCAGGTGGAACTACACTTCTGGAACCCCTGGATCATTTCGTATACATCTCCTCCAAGATGCAAAGAGGTTGCTGCTTTGCTTATTACATAGTATGAAACAGAATTAACCAAAGTGATGAGACAGAGGAATGTCTTCCAAGTAAAGTAAAAGACAAAACTTTTTTCCAAGTGAAAAAAAGATGTAATGAAATGTACTAAGTAATCTACATGACAAGGAGTTCAGAGTCGTGATCATAAATATGTCCACTGAACTCAGGAAAAAAACATTAGAATAtcgagaattttttaaaaatgtagaaaatacatgcaaaaaacaaacaagtcatGCCTCTAAAGAATATTATTGAGCTTAATAATAAATGAGGTTTCAGTGGGAGACCGCATGATAAGGAAGAGCAtatcagtgatctggaagacaaGACGGTGGAACTTACCCAAGTCACTCACCCAACCTACTCACCCAaataagacaacaccaagatccCCACACAAAGTCACACTCTTATTAAAgtgtgaaaaagtaaaaattaaagagaGGATCTTAGAAGTAGCAAGAAATAAACCACTTATTACATATAAAGGAAGCACCATatggctatcagcagattttttaGTAAAAATTCCTCAGCACTCAAAGCAGcaggatgacatattcaaagtatGACAGGAGAAGTCCCCCAGACAACTGTGCTCCAACCAGCACGGCCGTCACTCAGAGCAGACGGAGAGATGAGAAGTTTCCGACAAGCAAAACCTCAAGGGCTTCATCACCAGATGAACTAAACCAGACTTACCAGAAACATGAAAGGGACTTCAATAAGCTGAAATAAAATGGCACCATTTAATGACAAGAAAACATGTGAAAGTAAATTCATCACTGAAAATTTATATAAGAGAGCAAAAGATATATAAGAGGTATATATGATAGTTACtaactttcaaaatatgaatttttaaagttagttaaaatcaaaagaaaaagtagtagTACACTATGAAAATTACAATAATTAAGGggtgcataaaataaaaatatgcaaaacactgcatcaaaaacaaaatatgtgaGAAAGTGAAAATGTAGAATTGTGTATTGTATTGAAACTGAAGCTGCTCTCAACCTAAGCAGTCTGTTACACATAGGATGTCACAGGAGATCCTCACAGTGAAAGCAAAGATAACATTGTAGTAATTACACACAGGAGGATGAGAAAGTAACCTCAATGTGCTGTAACATTACAAAACCACAGGgaatagagaaaggaaagaatagaattacaaaaagaaaaacaaaataattaacacAATAACAATAATATGTATGGACATATAACTACTTTAAATGCAATTGGGtatgtttttttctcaaaaacaGGAGTCATCTGTATGTACCAAAGAAAGACTCATTTCAGAAATAAGgataaataaagaatgaaaatgaagatacaCAAAAAGATGTTCCAGGAAATTGTGAGTGAAAATAGACCAGCTGAGTTTCAAGATGGCGGCTTGataggtgagatggagaactcctcctGAAACCCCATATAGTATGAAAACATagtaatacaactaaccctaaaacagcaacaggaaagaaggctgcaccagactgcacacagacctcatgaacagagcagacctcacgaaacagggcaAGTACCAGAGCCTTGATTTGGCAGCCCCTGAGGCCTCCCAACACCAGcttaccagtgggaggaagataaatggaacaggggaggggatggaagcctgGGACCGCTGAACACCCACACCTGGagcctggaggtctgctttggaatgcaaacctaccttgtgtggtgctctggagattggggAGCTCAGATACATGGgaagtgcttgagagactgagattatgGCTGTTTGCAGAGgatgggatccacacccggctgcTGTGTGTTAGAGGAAAGGCACGCAGTCTGAGAGGTGTCCTAGCAGTGGGAGGTCTgatgaaggggcagggtttgcacagagttttctgctgggggtgggtgggtaggaagagaggcagagatggacaaggttgtctgggtgtgttTGGCCCGGCTGGTTGGAACTTTGAGGAGCTataggcgctccatccccctggctgcctgctcagctccgaggccccctactgtgacatgcagccggccgagccttcctcctggcctgctggcacctgctcaCAAAACAACAGTTTCTGTGATGGCGTCAtgacagccagagggaggccctgcctacaacagctacagacgcaaaacacagaggcttacacctgcaTATTCCACCCACTGCTCTGAACCTGGAGATAGTCATAGCACATGGGAATCAGCAAAGAGCTCTTTTCTCTCccaaggcaccagcaccacttccCTACAACCCTAAACCTCACtctagaggctgagcagctccagagactggagcgtctgggcactagagggcaacacatacaaataagaaatgtcaaaggaaactggttcagaccaaaataccacaaactccagaaaagggccaaatgaaactgaattcaccaatcttcctgaaagagagttcaaataaaaatcataagcatgctcatggaggtacagaagaatattcaagaactcaggaataaatttaagatggatattcaatcattaagaaattccatatctaaagtgacacatacaatggagggactcaaaagcagattagatgtagtagaagagacagtaaatgcaatagaaattagagaacaggaattcaaagaagctgaggcacagagagaaaaaaaatctctaagaatgaaagaatattgagagaactgtgtgaccaatccaagtggagcaatattcgcattataggagtaccagaacaagaagagagacaaaaaggtatagaaagtgtccttcaggaggtaattactgaaaacttccccaatctggggaaggagttagtctctcaggccatggaggtacacagatctcccaacacaagggacccaaggaggacaaaaacaagacatataataattacaatggcaaatatcaaggataaagacactTTTCATAgcatctagagagagaaaaaagaatgcatacaaaggaaaatccatcaggatatcatcagacttctcaacagaaaccttatagcccagaagggagtggcatgatatatttaatgcaatgaagcagaagggccttgaactaagaatacactacccagcaaggttgccatttaaatttgaaggagggattaaacaatttttacataagcaaaagctgagagaatttacctttcACAAAACAcctctgcagtgcattttggaaAGACTGTTATAGATgtaagtactcctaaggctaaatatatgTTACCAaatgaatagacaaagagtacagaatatgatacctaacatataaagaatggaggaggaagaaaaaggaggaaaaagaaaaaggaacctttagtttgtgtttgtaatagcacatgaagtaagttaaattagactgttagatagtaagagaattacctttgaacctttgggaaccacaaatctaagcctgcaatggcgataagtacataactatcgataatcaccctaaactcAATGCACCAACCAAATgacatagagccactgaatggataaaaaaaccagacccatctatatgctgcctacaagagactcacttaaaatcCAAGGATATACATAGACtcaaagtaaagggatggaaaaagatatttaagcaaataatagggagaaaaaggcacaaattgtagtacttgtatcagacaaagcagacttcaaaacaaagaaagtaacaagagacatagaaagacattacataataataaagaagtcagtccaacaagggaatataaccattataaatatctttgcacccaacacaggttcacctacatatgtgaaacaaatactaacagaactaaaggaggaaatagactgcaatacattcattttaggagacttcaatacaccattcactccaaaggatagatgaactagacagaaaataagtaaagaggcagaggcactgaaaaacgtattagaacagatggaactaatggacatctacagaacactccattcaaaagcaatagggtacacattcttctcaagtgcacatggaacgttttcaagaatagatcatatactaggccacaaaaaaagcctcagtaaattcaaaaagattaaaattttaccaaccaacttctcagatcacaaaggtatgaaactagaaataaattacacaaagacaattaaaaatcttacaaacacatggaggcttaataacatgctcctaaataatcaatggatcaatgaccaagtaaaaacaaagatcaagcaatatatggagacaaattacaacaataattcaacactacaaaatctgtgggatgcagcaaaggccgtgctaagagggaagtgtattgcaatacaggcctacctcaggaacgaagaacaatccaaaataaatggtctaaactcacaattaatgaaactagaaaaggaagaacaaataaggcccaaagtcagtagatggagggacataataaagactaaagcagaaacaaataaaattgagaagaataaaaccatagaaagaatgaatgaaagcaggagctagttctttgagaagataaaatagttaaacccttagctagacttatcaagaaaaaaatgagcatctgcacacataaatggaatcagaaatgagaaaggaataatcactacagacaccacagaaatacaaataattgtaatagaatactatgaaaattatatggtgaaagctggaaaacctagaagaaatggaaaagttcctagaaaaaaaaccttccaaggctgacccaggatggaagaaaaaacgtgaatagaccaattaccagcaaagaaattgaactgctaatcaaaaacttttaagaataaaacccttggtccagatggtttcactgctgaattttatcaaacatttaatgaatacttaatacccatcctccttaaaggtttccaaaaagtggaaggggagggaatactcccaaactcattctatgaagtcaacatcactctaataccaaaaccaggcaggacctacaaaacaatgaaattggagaccaatattcctgatgaacatagaagcaaaaatactcaacaaaatatcagcacaccgaattaaaaaatatatcaaaaagatcatccatcatgatcaagtgggattaattccagggaagcaaggatggtacaacattcaaaaatccatcaacatcatccaccaaatcaacaaaaaggacaaaaaccacatgatcatctccacagatgctgaaaaagcatttgataaaattcaacatccattcatgataaaaaccctcaatgAAATGGATGTAGACGACAAGTACccgaacataataaaggccatatatgacaaacccacagccaacatcatacttaacagcaagaagctaaaagcttttaacctaagattgagaacaagacagggatgcccactctccccactgtcattcaacatagtactggaggtcctatccatagcaattagacaacacaaagaaataaaaggcatcaagatgggcaaggaagaagttaaactgtcactgtttgcatatgacatgatattgtaaataaaaatccctaaagactccactctaaaactactacatgtaatatctgaattcagcaatgttgcaggatacaaaattaatacacagaaatctgtggcattcctatgcactaacgatgaactagcaggaagagaaattaggaaaacaattccattcataattacatcaaaaagaataaaatacctagggataaacctaaccaaggaagtaaaagatttatactctgaaaactataagacactcatgagagaagttaaagaagataccaataaatggaaacacatcccatgctcatggatagaaagaattaatattgtcaaaatggtcatcctgcctaaagcattctgcagattcaatgcaattcctattaaaataccaacagcattcttcaatgaactagaagaaatagttctaaaattcatatggaaccacaaaatatcctgaagagccaaagtaatcctaagaatgaagaataaagcagggggaaatatggtccctgacttcaagctctactacaaagccacagtaatcaagacaatttggtactggcacaagaacagacccatagacaaatggaactgACTgtagggcccagatataaacccaagcatatatgttgaattaatatatggtaaaggagccatggacatacaataaggaaatgacagtctcttcaaaagctgttgttggcaaaactggacagctacatgtaagagaatgaaactggagtctaaccccatatgcaaaagtaaactccaaatggatcagagacctgaatgtaagtcatgaagccataaaactcttagaaaaaaatataggcaaaaatctcttgggcataaacatcagcaacttcttcttgaacatatctccctaggcaagggaaacaaaggacactatcagtagaaaaaaatacatcctacagtatgggagaatatattcataaatgacaaatctgataaggagttgacatccaaattatataaagagctcatgcatctcaacaaacaaaaagcaaataagccaattaaaaaatgggcaggggataagaaaaaaacagatcctactattcacaacaacatggatggaactagagggtattatgctcagtgaaataagccaggcagagaaagacaagtaccaaatgatttcactcatatgtggagtataagaacaaaggaaaactgaaggaacaaaacagcatcagaatcacagaactcaagaatggactaatagttaccaaagggaaaggggctggggatgattggagggaagggagggataagggtggggaaaaagacagaggacattacgattagcatgtatagtgtggggggggggtacggggagggctgtgcaacacagagaacacaagtagtgattttacagcatctttctatgctgatggacagtgactgtgaaggggtatgtgggggggacttagtgaagggtggatcctagtaaacataatgttcttcatgtaattgtagattaatgataccctaAAAAATTGTATATGGGCAATACCGCAATAAAAAAAGATTtggcaaaatgaaaaaatgggcagtggatgtgaacagacacttctccaaagaataaattcagatggccaacaggcacatgaaaagatccttcacatcactaatcatcagagaaatgcaaattaaaaccacaatgcgatataatctcacaccagtaaggatggccaccatccaagggcaaacaacacaaatgttggtgaggatgtggagaaaggggtaatgtcctaccctgctggtgggaatgtaaatttgttcaaccatagtgcaaagcagtatggaggttcctcaaaaactaaaaatagaaataccatttgaccagggaattccactcctaagaatttaccctaagaatgcaggagcccagtttcaaaaagacatatgcacccatatgtttatagcaggcactatttacaatagccaagaaatgaaaggaacctaagtgtccatcagtagattaatggataaagtagttgtggtacatatacacaatgtaatattattctgccataagaagaaaacaaatcctaccatttgcaacaacatggatggagctagagggtattatgctcagtgaaataagccagggggagaatgacaagtgtcaaatgacttcactcatctgtggagcgtaagaacaaagaaaaaactgaaggaacaaaacagcagcagactcacagaaaccaaaaatggaattaaagttaccaaaggaaaagggactggagaggatgggtgtgaaaggagggataagaggaaaagaggatattgctattagcacacataatgtagcaggggggacatggggagggctgtacaacacacagaagacaaatagtgattctatagcatcttactagactgaaggacagtgactgtaatgaggtatttggtggggacttgataatagaagaagtctagtaaccataatggtgttcatgtaactgtacattgataatatcaaaataaaaaacaataaataaaaaataaaacagttatcaTAGAAGAGAAATTGACTGGAAAAAGAACAGTGTAACAAAATGGAGtctaagaaaataacaaaggatTCAGTCTTGCAAGATGACACACCACCTTTACATATATGAACACAGTAAAGGggaacataaatatataaaacaaatattaccaGTCTGAAACAAGAGTTGACAGGAAAACAATTATTGGGGACATTAGTATTCCATTTACATCAATGCATAGATCATCCAAATAGAATAACACTGgcttagaaaatacaaaaacattggCATTAGATAGCACAATATACAAAATGGTCTAAAGAgatacagaatattccatccataattaataaatataaattcttctcaagtgaacatggaacaccCTCCAGGGGAGATCACATATTAAGCCCCAAAAGAATTCTCAATAATTAAGGAagataaattc includes:
- the LOC118967699 gene encoding olfactory receptor 2T5-like, translated to MEILLIRSEARLHTPMYFLISQLCLMDVTYISVTVPKMLVDQVTGVNTISAPGCGMQMFLYVTLSGSEFLFPAVIGYDCYAAIWRPSHYPVLMNHRACILLASGSGTLASVDGSLFTPITMTFPFCRSREIHHFFCEVPAVMKLSCSDTSMYETLIYLCCVLMLLIPVTIISGSCGFILLTIHRMNSAEGRKKAFATCSSHMTVVTLFYGVVVYTYMLPSSNHTPEKDMVVSVLYIILTPVLNPVLVVYVRVSNRELILKNRGCDFTMLGDFLKEKCMSCFLCFADTQCWVMLQDAVDKGPELTCSSGHSKPTATCALAQKYSEPK